In Corylus avellana chromosome ca2, CavTom2PMs-1.0, the following proteins share a genomic window:
- the LOC132170732 gene encoding protein TRANSPORT INHIBITOR RESPONSE 1-like, which translates to MQRMAGSSFPEEVLEHVFSFIQDGKDRNVISMVCKSWYEIERWSRRRVFVGNCYAISPRMLIRRFPEVRSVELKGKPHFADFNLVPEGWGGYVGPWIAAMAVAYPWLEEIRLKRMVVTDEGLELISKSFKNFKVLVLSTCEGFSTEGLAAIAANCRNLRELDLRESDVEDQSGHWLSHFPDNYTSLVSLNISCLGSEVSFSALERLVGRCPNLRTLRLNRAVPLDRLANLLRRAPQLVELGTGVYASELRPDVFSNLSGAFSGCKELRGLSGFWDVVPGYLPAVYPICSRLTSLNLSYATIQSPDLIKLVSQCQNLQRLWVLDYIEDAGLDVLAASCKDLQELRVFPSDPYEAEPNVSLSEQGLVSVSAGCPKLESVLYFCRQMSNAALRTIARNRPNMTRFRLCIIEPRTPDYVTLQPLDAGFGAIVEHCKDLQRLSLSGLLTDRVFEYIGTFAKKLEMLSVAFAGESDLGLHHILSGCENLRKLEIRDCPFGDKALLANAAKLETMRSLWMSSCSVSYGACKLLGQKLPRLNVEVIDERGHPNSRPESCPVEKLYIYRTVAGPRFDMPNFVWTMDEDSELRLS; encoded by the exons ATGCAGAGAATGGCGGGGAGCTCGTTCCCGGAGGAGGTGTTGGAGCATGTGTTCTCGTTCATACAGGATGGGAAGGACAGGAACGTGATCTCGATGGTGTGCAAGTCGTGGTACGAGATCGAACGGTGGAGCAGGAGGAGGGTGTTCGTGGGGAACTGTTACGCGATCAGCCCTCGGATGCTGATCCGACGCTTCCCGGAGGTCAGGAGCGTCGAGCTTAAGGGGAAGCCCCACTTCGCCGACTTCAACCTTGTTCCGGAAGGCTGGGGAGGCTACGTCGGCCCCTGGATCGCCGCCATGGCGGTGGCCTACCCGTGGCTGGAGGAGATTCGGCTCAAGCGCATGGTCGTCACCGACGAGGGCTTGGAGCTAATCTCcaagtccttcaagaacttcaAGGTCCTTGTGCTTTCCACGTGCGAGGGGTTCAGCACTGAGGGCTTAGCCGCCATTGCTGCCAATTGCAG GAATTTGAGAGAGCTGGACCTGCGGGAGAGTGATGTGGAAGACCAGAGTGGGCACTGGCTCAGCCATTTTCCTGATAACTACACCTCATTGGTGTCCCTTAACATTTCCTGCCTAGGGTCTGAGGTGAGTTTCTCTGCCCTGGAGCGCCTGGTGGGTAGGTGCCCCAACCTGAGGACTCTCCGGCTCAACCGTGCTGTGCCCCTTGACAGGCTTGCGAACCTTCTTCGTCGGGCACCTCAGCTGGTTGAGTTAGGCACGGGTGTCTATGCGTCTGAGTTGCGACCTGATGTCTTCTCAAACCTATCAGGAGCTTTTTCTGGATGCAAGGAACTGAGGGGCCTGTCTGGTTTTTGGGACGTAGTCCCAGGCTATCTTCCAGCTGTTTACCCTATCTGCTCTAGGTTAACATCATTGAACTTGAGTTATGCCACTATCCAAAGCCCTGATCTTATCAAGCTAGTTAGCCAATGTCAAAATTTGCAGCGCTTATGG GTGTTGGATTACATTGAAGATGCTGGTCTTGATGTCCTTGCAGCATCTTGCAAGGATCTGCAAGAATTGAGGGTATTTCCATCCGATCCTTATGAAGCAGAACCAAATGTATCCTTGTCAGAACAGGGCCTTGTCTCAGTTTCTGCAGGCTGCCCCAAGCTCGAGTCTGTTCTGTACTTCTGCCGTCAAATGTCTAATGCTGCCTTAAGGACCATTGCAAGGAATCGACCTAACATGACAAGGTTTCGTCTTTGTATTATTGAGCCACGAACTCCTGATTACGTTACTCTTCAACCACTTGATGCGGGATTTGGAGCCATTGTTGAGCACTGCAAGGATCTACAGCGGCTCTCCCTTTCTGGTCTTCTCACTGATCGTGTGTTTGAGTATATTGggacttttgccaaaaaattagAGATGCTCTCTGTAGCTTTCGCCGGAGAAAGTGATCTGGGACTCCATCACATACTGTCTGGTTGCGAAAACCTTAGGAAACTGGAGATTAGGGACTGCCCCTTTGGTGACAAGGCTCTTTTGGCCAATGCTGCAAAGCTGGAGACAATGCGATCCCTTTGGATGTCTTCTTGTTCTGTGAGTTACGGAGCATGTAAGCTGCTAGGTCAGAAGTTGCCAAGGCTTAATGTTGAGGTTATTGATGAAAGGGGACATCCAAACTCGAGACCTGAAAGCTGCCCCGTTGagaagctttatatatataggaccGTTGCGGGGCCAAGGTTTGACATGCCTAATTTTGTTTGGACAATGGATGAAGATTCTGAATTGAGGCTGTCCTGA